AGTCAGGCTTATGTGGTGCGTGGTTTGGGTTTGCTGGAAAGTGTGGAAGATATTGAAAATATCCTGGTCGAAGTAAAAGGCGGGACACCGATCCGCATAAAACATGTGGCGAGTGTCAGTGTTTCTTCCAAGCCGCGTCTGGGGCAGGTCGGACTGGATGATGAGGATGATGTGGTACAAGGGATCGTGATCATGTTGCGAGGGCAGAATCCCGGTGAAGTCATCACTCACCTTAAAACAAAAATCGATGAACTCAATGAACGCATCCTTCCCGAAAACATTCGTGTCGAAGCTTTCCTCGACCGGACGACATTAGTAGATGCCACGGTAAACACAGTTATTAAGAACCTGCTGGAAGGAATTATCCTGGTATCCATTGTGGTATTTATCTTCCTGTTCAACTGGCGGACCACATTGATTGTAGCATCCGTTATTCCATTGTCTTTCCTGTTTGCCATCATTATGCTACGTATACAGGGCCTTCCTGCGAACCTGATTTCAATGGGGGCACTCGATTTCGGATTGTTACTCGAAGGGACTTTGGTAATCGTAGAGGTTATTTTTGTAGAAATGGAAAAACGCTCGAAGCAATTGGGTGATAAATTCTGTAAGGTATCTAAAAGCGGATTTATCAAGAAAAGCGCGGGCAGCGTAGCCTCCCATATCTTTTTTGCACAAATTATTTTAGTGGTGGCTTTATTCCCTATTTTCTCCTTCCAGAAAGTAGAAGGAAAAATGTTCTCTCCATTAGCTTTTACACTAGGATATGCCTTATTGGGATCGTTGATACTCTCTCTAACATATGTTCCGGTAATGTGTAAGGTATTATTGACCCGTCCGGTCAGGGAAAAAACGAACATCATCAGTTGTTCCCTGACAAAATGGGTACAGAAGATATACCAGTTCAGTTCACATTACCGGAAAGAAACTATCCTGGCTTTTTGTATTCTGCTGGCAATTTGTGTTGTACGTTTTGGTTTTTGGGGCACGGAGTTTATCCCGAGTATGAATGAAGGGGCTATTTATATCCGTGCCACATTACCCAACAGTGTCAATCTCGATGAGTCGGTACGTATTACTAAGGAAATGAAAGCCAAGCTACGCCAATTTGATGAAGTTCAGTTTATCCTTTCTCAGACTGGAAGACCAAACGATGGTACGGATGCTACCGGCTTTTTCAATATTGAGTTCCATACCCAGTTGAAGCCGGAAAAAGAATGGACAAGAAAGATGAAAAAAGACGACCTGATCGTACAGATGCAGGACTCCCTGAATATCTATCCGGGAATGATCCTGGCTTTCAGTCAGCCTATCCAGGATAATGTCGAGGAATATGTGGCAGGTGTGAAAAGTGCGTTGGTCATTAAGATCTTCGGACATGACCTGCATCAACTGGAAGATCTTGCTGACCGGACAGCAGCGGCTATCAGTGATGTGAGTGGGGTGGCAGATGTGAATGTGTTCCGTAGCGTCGGGCTTCCCGAGCTACAAATTAAGCTGGAAGAATCCAGGATGGCCAACTATGCCGTTTCTATGGCCGATGCACAGGCCGTGGTGGAAATGGCAATCGGTGGAAAAGCGGCTACTCAGTTTTATGAGGGAGAACGTA
This window of the Bacteroidales bacterium genome carries:
- a CDS encoding efflux RND transporter permease subunit is translated as SQAYVVRGLGLLESVEDIENILVEVKGGTPIRIKHVASVSVSSKPRLGQVGLDDEDDVVQGIVIMLRGQNPGEVITHLKTKIDELNERILPENIRVEAFLDRTTLVDATVNTVIKNLLEGIILVSIVVFIFLFNWRTTLIVASVIPLSFLFAIIMLRIQGLPANLISMGALDFGLLLEGTLVIVEVIFVEMEKRSKQLGDKFCKVSKSGFIKKSAGSVASHIFFAQIILVVALFPIFSFQKVEGKMFSPLAFTLGYALLGSLILSLTYVPVMCKVLLTRPVREKTNIISCSLTKWVQKIYQFSSHYRKETILAFCILLAICVVRFGFWGTEFIPSMNEGAIYIRATLPNSVNLDESVRITKEMKAKLRQFDEVQFILSQTGRPNDGTDATGFFNIEFHTQLKPEKEWTRKMKKDDLIVQMQDSLNIYPGMILAFSQPIQDNVEEYVAGVKSALVIKIFGHDLHQLEDLADRTAAAISDVSGVADVNVFRSVGLPELQIKLEESRMANYAVSMADAQAVVEMAIGGKAATQFYEGERTFDVNIRFQKEYRDNEDKIGNILIPTMDGKHVPLKEIADIGFITGPTFIYRDGSSRYVGVGFSIRDRDLGSTIAEAQKIVDEQVTLLPENKMVWAGEFESQQRATQRLMVIIPAVLLLILFLLYMNFGTVKDTLIAASAIPYAFIGGFISLWVTGTVFGISAGIGFIILFGITAINSILLIVLMKSRMIQTHDLKTAIDSAVSNRLRPVLMIALMGSMGLLPAALSSGMGSEIQKPLAIMIVGGILICMILSFTVLPQVFYYAYRKDKRLDINKE